Proteins from a genomic interval of Burkholderia cepacia GG4:
- the rlmN gene encoding 23S rRNA (adenine(2503)-C(2))-methyltransferase RlmN yields the protein MTSETSVNLLDFDAEGLVAYCGSLGEKPFRAKQLQRWIHQYNAGDFDGMTDLAKSLREKLKGRASIVMPDIVSDHVSTDGTRKWLIDVGNGNAVETVFIPEETRGTLCVSSQAGCAVNCRFCSTGKQGFSRNLSTAEIIGQLRMAEFALRASLGRAPGPNGKAERVVTNVVMMGMGEPLLNYSAVVPAMRLMLDDNAYGLSRRRVTLSTSGVVPMMDRLGAELPVALAVSLHAPNDALRDELVPLNKKHPLRELMAACQRYLKVAPRDFITFEYCMLDGVNDTEAHARELLAVTRDVPCKFNLIPFNPFPESGLIRSKPEQIKRFAQVLIDAGVVTTVRKTRGDDIDAACGQLAGAVKDRTRLAERTGAAAKIIEVRAV from the coding sequence ATGACGAGCGAAACTTCCGTCAATCTTCTCGACTTCGATGCCGAGGGTCTTGTCGCGTACTGCGGCAGCCTCGGCGAGAAGCCGTTCCGCGCCAAGCAGTTGCAGCGCTGGATCCACCAATACAACGCCGGCGATTTCGACGGCATGACCGATCTCGCGAAGTCCCTGAGAGAAAAGCTCAAGGGCCGTGCGTCGATCGTGATGCCCGATATCGTCAGCGATCACGTTTCCACCGACGGCACGCGCAAGTGGCTGATCGACGTCGGAAACGGCAATGCGGTCGAAACCGTGTTCATCCCGGAAGAGACGCGCGGCACGCTGTGCGTGTCGTCGCAGGCCGGGTGCGCGGTCAACTGCCGCTTCTGTTCGACGGGCAAGCAGGGCTTTTCCCGCAACCTGTCGACAGCCGAAATCATCGGCCAGCTCCGGATGGCCGAATTTGCCCTGCGTGCGTCGCTCGGTCGCGCGCCCGGTCCGAACGGCAAGGCCGAACGGGTCGTCACCAACGTGGTGATGATGGGCATGGGCGAGCCGCTGCTGAATTACAGCGCGGTCGTGCCCGCGATGCGGCTGATGCTCGACGACAACGCATACGGCCTGTCGCGCCGCCGCGTCACGTTGTCGACGTCCGGCGTGGTGCCGATGATGGACCGCCTCGGCGCCGAACTGCCGGTCGCGCTCGCCGTTTCGCTGCACGCGCCGAACGATGCGCTGCGCGACGAGCTGGTGCCGCTCAACAAGAAGCATCCGCTTCGCGAGCTGATGGCCGCGTGCCAGCGCTACCTGAAAGTCGCACCGCGCGACTTCATTACTTTCGAATACTGCATGCTCGACGGCGTCAACGACACCGAAGCGCATGCGCGCGAACTGCTGGCCGTCACGCGCGACGTGCCGTGCAAGTTCAATCTGATCCCGTTCAATCCGTTTCCGGAATCGGGCCTCATCCGCTCGAAGCCGGAGCAGATCAAGCGCTTTGCACAGGTCCTCATCGACGCGGGAGTCGTCACGACCGTGCGCAAGACGCGCGGCGACGACATCGACGCAGCGTGCGGCCAGCTGGCCGGCGCCGTGAAGGACCGCACGCGCCTGGCGGAGCGAACGGGCGCAGCAGCAAAAATCATCGAAGTTCGGGCGGTTTGA
- a CDS encoding helix-turn-helix domain-containing protein: MSEPQPPHGAETNAAKPAPAGLETLAAVGSRLAQLREAKGWTVDDVSARLKVAPQKLRALEAGDISHLPGVTFALGVVRSYAKMLGVDPEPFAQALRRERGVPEVDLSMPAASGTDLPRGRVSIPLGGSSRHHPWLWGTAILVVAVIAVLMWHTGGDSSSWLARFKGGDTAHASAASAPVASSVEAAAASGASTAVGNDAPAQVAASAAAPQAVASAAPAPAPTAAAPASQPVVAPAAASSAAPAQPASVVVAAGQSMVELKVKQDCWFSVRDKNGKELFSALVRAGETKQVAGDGPFKVTIGNKAGLDTVAFDGKPVDPAKYSAARGNVARFTLP, translated from the coding sequence ATGAGTGAGCCGCAGCCGCCACACGGCGCAGAGACCAATGCCGCGAAGCCGGCACCGGCGGGACTTGAAACGCTGGCGGCCGTCGGCAGCCGGTTGGCGCAGCTCCGGGAAGCGAAAGGCTGGACGGTCGACGACGTGTCGGCGCGGCTCAAGGTCGCCCCGCAGAAGCTGCGTGCGCTCGAGGCGGGCGACATCAGCCATTTGCCCGGCGTGACGTTCGCGCTCGGCGTCGTACGCAGCTATGCGAAGATGCTCGGCGTCGATCCGGAGCCGTTCGCGCAGGCACTGCGCCGCGAGCGCGGGGTGCCGGAAGTCGACCTGTCGATGCCCGCTGCGTCGGGAACGGATCTGCCGCGCGGCCGCGTGTCGATTCCGCTCGGCGGCTCGTCGCGCCATCACCCGTGGCTGTGGGGGACGGCGATCCTCGTTGTCGCGGTGATCGCGGTACTCATGTGGCACACTGGCGGCGATTCGTCGAGCTGGCTCGCGCGTTTCAAGGGTGGCGACACCGCGCATGCGTCGGCTGCCAGCGCACCGGTGGCGTCTTCCGTCGAAGCGGCAGCCGCGAGCGGCGCGTCGACGGCAGTCGGTAACGACGCTCCGGCTCAGGTTGCGGCGTCCGCCGCGGCACCGCAGGCGGTTGCGTCGGCTGCACCGGCTCCGGCCCCGACGGCCGCGGCACCCGCATCGCAACCCGTCGTCGCGCCGGCTGCCGCGAGCTCGGCCGCGCCGGCCCAGCCCGCGAGCGTCGTGGTGGCGGCAGGCCAGTCGATGGTCGAACTGAAGGTCAAGCAGGATTGCTGGTTCAGCGTGCGCGACAAGAACGGCAAGGAGCTGTTCTCGGCGCTGGTGCGGGCCGGCGAGACGAAGCAGGTCGCCGGCGACGGGCCGTTCAAGGTCACGATCGGCAACAAGGCCGGCCTCGATACGGTCGCGTTCGACGGAAAACCTGTCGATCCGGCAAAATATTCGGCAGCGCGGGGTAACGTGGCGCGGTTCACGTTGCCCTGA
- the ispG gene encoding flavodoxin-dependent (E)-4-hydroxy-3-methylbut-2-enyl-diphosphate synthase, translated as MQSEAQSPRSSQICSTEPVFGGHQPRRVSHAVDVRWGGQLVTIGGAAPVRVQSMTNTDTADAIGTAIQIKELANAGSELVRITVNTPEAAAAVPAIREQLDRMGVTVPLVGDFHYNGHLLLRDYPGCAEALSKYRINPGNVGQGAKRDTQFALMIEAAAKYDKAVRIGVNWGSLDQDLLARMMDENGARSQPWDAQSVMYEALIQSAIGSAERAVELGLGRDRIVLSCKVSGVQDLIAVYRELGRRCGFALHLGLTEAGMGSKGIVASTAALGVLLQEGIGDTIRISLTPEPGAPRTGEVIVGQEILQTMGLRSFAPMVIACPGCGRTTSTLFQELAMQIQTYLREQMPVWRKEYPGVEKMNVAVMGCIVNGPGESKHANIGISLPGSGENPAAPVFIDGEKVKTLRGERIAEEFQQIVSDYVARNYGRAEATN; from the coding sequence ATGCAATCCGAAGCTCAATCCCCACGCAGCAGTCAGATTTGTTCAACCGAGCCGGTGTTCGGCGGGCATCAGCCGCGCCGCGTATCGCATGCGGTGGATGTCCGCTGGGGCGGGCAGCTCGTGACGATCGGCGGCGCCGCGCCGGTGCGCGTGCAGTCGATGACGAACACCGACACGGCCGACGCGATCGGCACGGCGATCCAGATCAAGGAACTCGCGAATGCGGGCTCCGAACTGGTGCGCATCACGGTCAACACGCCCGAGGCCGCGGCCGCCGTGCCGGCGATCCGCGAGCAGCTCGACCGGATGGGCGTGACCGTGCCGCTCGTCGGCGATTTCCACTACAACGGCCACCTGCTGCTGCGCGATTACCCGGGCTGCGCGGAGGCGCTGTCGAAGTACCGGATCAACCCCGGCAACGTCGGCCAGGGCGCGAAGCGCGATACGCAGTTCGCGCTGATGATCGAGGCCGCGGCCAAGTACGACAAGGCGGTGCGGATCGGCGTGAACTGGGGCAGTCTCGACCAGGACCTGCTCGCGCGCATGATGGACGAGAACGGCGCGCGTTCGCAGCCGTGGGATGCGCAGAGCGTGATGTACGAAGCGCTGATCCAGTCGGCGATCGGCTCGGCCGAACGTGCGGTCGAACTCGGCCTCGGCCGTGATCGCATCGTGCTGTCGTGCAAGGTCAGCGGCGTGCAGGACCTGATCGCCGTGTACCGCGAGCTCGGTCGCCGCTGCGGCTTCGCGCTGCACCTCGGGCTGACCGAGGCCGGCATGGGCTCGAAGGGCATCGTTGCGTCGACGGCCGCGCTCGGCGTGCTGCTGCAGGAAGGGATCGGCGACACGATCCGCATTTCGCTGACGCCGGAACCGGGCGCGCCGCGCACGGGCGAAGTGATCGTCGGCCAGGAAATCCTGCAGACGATGGGCCTGCGCTCGTTCGCACCGATGGTGATCGCGTGCCCGGGCTGCGGCCGCACGACGAGCACGCTGTTCCAGGAACTCGCGATGCAGATCCAGACCTACCTGCGCGAGCAGATGCCGGTCTGGCGCAAGGAATATCCGGGCGTCGAGAAGATGAACGTCGCGGTGATGGGCTGCATCGTCAACGGCCCGGGCGAGTCGAAGCACGCGAACATCGGCATCAGCCTGCCGGGTTCGGGCGAGAACCCGGCCGCGCCCGTCTTCATCGACGGCGAGAAGGTCAAGACGCTGCGCGGCGAGCGGATCGCCGAGGAATTCCAGCAGATCGTCAGCGACTACGTCGCACGCAACTACGGCCGCGCTGAGGCCACGAACTAA
- the hisS gene encoding histidine--tRNA ligase → MTEQKRKIEKLTGVKGMNDILPQDAGLWEFFEATVKSLLRAYGYQNIRTPIVEHTQLFTRGIGEVTDIVEKEMYSFTDALNGENLTMRPENTAAVVRASIEHNMLYDGPKRLWYIGPMFRHERPQRGRYRQFHQVGVEALGFAGPDADAEIIMMCQRLWDDLGLTGIKLEINSLGLAEERAAHRVELIKYLEQFADVLDEDAKRRLYTNPLRVLDTKNPALQEIAQNAPKLIDFLGDESRAHFEGLQRLLLANNIPFKINPRLVRGLDYYNLTVFEWVTDKLGAQGTVAAGGRYDPLIEQLGGKPTAACGWAMGIERILELLKEEDLVPEQEGVDVYVVHQGETAREQAFIAAERLRDTGLDVIFHCSADGATASFKSQMKRADASGAAFAVIFGEEEVANGTVGVKALRGAGEEGEKNVQQTVPVESLTEFLINAMVASAEDGDD, encoded by the coding sequence ATGACTGAACAGAAACGCAAGATCGAGAAGCTCACCGGCGTCAAGGGCATGAACGACATCCTTCCGCAGGATGCCGGCCTGTGGGAATTCTTCGAAGCTACCGTGAAATCGCTGCTGCGCGCGTACGGCTACCAGAACATCCGCACGCCGATCGTCGAACACACGCAGCTCTTCACGCGCGGCATCGGCGAAGTCACCGACATCGTCGAGAAGGAGATGTACAGCTTCACCGACGCGCTGAACGGCGAAAACCTGACGATGCGCCCGGAAAACACCGCGGCCGTCGTGCGCGCGTCGATCGAGCACAACATGCTGTACGACGGCCCGAAGCGCCTGTGGTACATCGGCCCGATGTTCCGTCACGAGCGTCCGCAGCGCGGCCGCTACCGCCAGTTCCACCAGGTCGGTGTCGAAGCGCTCGGCTTTGCGGGCCCGGACGCGGATGCCGAGATCATCATGATGTGCCAGCGCCTGTGGGACGACCTCGGCCTGACCGGCATCAAGCTCGAGATCAACTCGCTCGGCCTCGCCGAAGAGCGCGCCGCGCACCGCGTCGAACTGATCAAGTACCTCGAGCAGTTCGCGGACGTGCTCGACGAGGACGCGAAGCGTCGCCTGTATACGAACCCGCTGCGCGTGCTCGACACGAAGAACCCCGCGCTGCAGGAAATTGCGCAGAACGCGCCGAAGCTGATCGACTTCCTCGGCGACGAATCGCGCGCGCACTTCGAGGGGCTGCAACGCCTGCTGCTCGCGAACAACATCCCGTTCAAGATCAACCCGCGTCTCGTGCGCGGCCTCGACTACTACAACCTGACCGTGTTCGAGTGGGTGACCGACAAGCTCGGCGCGCAGGGCACGGTCGCGGCCGGCGGCCGCTACGATCCGCTGATCGAACAGCTCGGCGGCAAGCCGACCGCCGCATGCGGCTGGGCGATGGGCATCGAGCGGATTCTCGAGCTGCTGAAGGAAGAGGATCTGGTGCCGGAGCAGGAAGGCGTCGACGTGTACGTCGTGCACCAGGGCGAGACTGCGCGCGAACAGGCATTCATCGCGGCCGAGCGCCTGCGTGACACGGGCCTCGACGTGATCTTCCACTGCAGCGCCGACGGCGCGACGGCAAGCTTCAAGTCGCAGATGAAGCGGGCCGATGCGAGCGGCGCCGCGTTCGCGGTGATCTTCGGCGAAGAAGAGGTCGCGAACGGCACGGTGGGCGTGAAAGCGCTGCGCGGTGCGGGCGAGGAGGGGGAAAAGAACGTTCAGCAGACCGTACCGGTCGAAAGCTTGACCGAATTCCTAATCAATGCGATGGTTGCATCCGCCGAAGACGGCGACGACTGA
- a CDS encoding tetratricopeptide repeat protein codes for MSYHDEQESIESLKAWWARWGNLTTWIVLAALVVAAGFNGWNYWQRRQAAEASGLYEQVQKAAAANDKATMARAAADMEGKFGSTPYAQMTALSAAKTLYAAGDTAGAKAQLQWAADHAKDDEYKQIAKLRLASLLLDEKAYDAGLSLLSGTPVDAFKGLVADRRGDLFAAQGKTDDARAAYKLALDGLSKDDQSARQLVQFKLDALGG; via the coding sequence ATGAGTTATCACGACGAACAAGAATCGATTGAAAGTCTCAAGGCGTGGTGGGCCCGCTGGGGCAACCTCACCACGTGGATCGTGCTCGCGGCGCTGGTCGTCGCGGCCGGTTTCAACGGCTGGAACTATTGGCAGCGCCGTCAGGCTGCCGAGGCGTCCGGGTTGTACGAGCAGGTCCAGAAGGCTGCCGCCGCGAACGACAAGGCGACGATGGCCCGCGCGGCCGCCGACATGGAAGGCAAGTTCGGCAGCACGCCGTATGCGCAGATGACGGCGCTGTCGGCCGCGAAGACGCTGTACGCGGCCGGCGACACCGCAGGCGCGAAGGCGCAGCTGCAATGGGCCGCCGATCACGCCAAGGACGACGAGTACAAGCAGATCGCGAAGCTGCGTCTCGCGTCGCTGCTGCTCGACGAGAAGGCGTACGACGCCGGCCTCTCGCTGCTGTCCGGCACGCCGGTCGATGCATTCAAGGGCCTCGTGGCCGATCGCCGCGGCGATCTGTTTGCCGCGCAAGGCAAGACCGACGATGCGCGCGCCGCGTACAAGCTCGCGCTCGACGGCCTGTCGAAGGACGACCAGTCCGCACGTCAGCTCGTCCAGTTCAAGCTGGACGCGCTTGGCGGCTAA
- the bamB gene encoding outer membrane protein assembly factor BamB: protein MNLLKRYAVPVACAAAVLALAACSSSKDARRVPTPLTEFKPVMDVQQVWKASVGKGGRYLFSPVAVGDAVYAAGENGSVEKIDAKTGQTLWRSKVGSDLSAGVGSDGNLTAVGALKGGVFVLGPDGKQLWKTTVQGEIFSPPLVGNGLVVVRTIDGQVIAFNAQTGEQKWNYRNRAVPLNLRVSAGMTFAGDAAVLAGFPGGGLVAINLQSGDPFWQTPVSFPKGVTEVERINDVSGPPTLVGAEACAVTFQGQLACFDANSGRPLWEKAFSSRSGLAQDDSVVAGGDDWSVVTAYDAASGNQLWRNDKLKSRDVGVPYLLGHAVVMGDYKGFVHFLSREDGSFIARMKTDGSAITAAPVLAGNTLVVQTKDGGLYGFRPR from the coding sequence ATGAATTTGCTGAAACGTTACGCTGTGCCCGTAGCCTGCGCGGCGGCTGTCCTGGCATTGGCGGCCTGCTCGTCGTCGAAGGACGCGCGTCGCGTGCCGACGCCGCTCACCGAGTTCAAGCCCGTCATGGACGTGCAACAGGTCTGGAAGGCGAGCGTCGGCAAGGGCGGGCGCTATCTGTTCTCGCCGGTGGCCGTGGGAGACGCCGTCTACGCGGCGGGCGAGAACGGTTCGGTCGAGAAGATCGACGCGAAGACGGGCCAGACGCTGTGGCGCTCGAAGGTCGGTTCGGATCTGTCGGCCGGTGTCGGCAGCGACGGCAACCTGACCGCGGTCGGCGCGCTGAAGGGTGGCGTGTTCGTGCTCGGTCCCGACGGCAAACAGCTGTGGAAGACGACCGTGCAGGGCGAAATCTTCTCGCCGCCGCTGGTGGGCAACGGCCTCGTGGTCGTACGCACGATCGACGGCCAGGTGATCGCGTTCAACGCGCAGACGGGCGAGCAGAAGTGGAACTACCGCAACCGCGCGGTGCCGCTGAACCTGCGCGTGTCGGCCGGCATGACGTTCGCGGGCGATGCGGCCGTGCTGGCGGGCTTCCCGGGTGGCGGCCTCGTCGCGATCAACCTGCAGTCGGGCGATCCGTTCTGGCAGACGCCCGTGTCGTTCCCGAAGGGCGTGACCGAAGTCGAGCGCATCAACGACGTCAGCGGTCCGCCGACGCTCGTGGGCGCCGAAGCCTGCGCGGTCACGTTCCAGGGCCAGCTCGCCTGCTTCGACGCGAACTCGGGCCGTCCGCTGTGGGAAAAGGCGTTCTCGAGCCGCAGCGGCCTCGCGCAGGACGATTCGGTCGTCGCCGGCGGCGACGACTGGTCGGTCGTGACGGCCTACGATGCGGCGAGCGGCAACCAGCTCTGGCGCAACGACAAGCTGAAGAGCCGCGACGTCGGCGTGCCTTACCTGCTCGGCCATGCGGTCGTGATGGGCGACTACAAGGGCTTCGTGCACTTCCTGTCGCGCGAGGACGGCAGCTTCATTGCGCGGATGAAGACCGACGGCAGCGCGATTACGGCGGCGCCGGTCCTGGCGGGCAATACGCTCGTCGTGCAGACGAAGGACGGCGGCCTGTACGGGTTCCGTCCGCGCTGA
- the der gene encoding ribosome biogenesis GTPase Der → MKPVIALVGRPNVGKSTLFNRLTRSRDALVADLPGLTRDRHYGEGRVGERPYLVVDTGGFEPVAKDGILHEMARQTRQAVEEADVVVFIVDGRNGLAPQDKSIADYLRKTGRPIFLVVNKAEGMKYTAVATDFYELGLGDPRAISAAHGDGVTDMINEALEVAYAGQPEEADEDDPSRGIKIAIVGRPNVGKSTLVNALIGEDRVIAFDMPGTTRDSIYVDFERNGKKYTLIDTAGLRRRGKVFEAIEKFSVVKTLQSISDANVVILLLDAQQDISDQDAHIAGFVVEQGRALVIGVNKWDGLDDHARDRAKADLTRKLKFLDFAKSHYISAAKKTGIGALMRSVDDAYAAAMAKLPTPKLTRALIEAVEFQQPRRRGPVRPKLRYAHQGGQNPPLIVIHGNALDAVTETYKRYLENRFRETFSLTGTPLRIEFRSSNNPYADKG, encoded by the coding sequence ATGAAACCGGTCATTGCCCTCGTTGGGCGCCCCAATGTGGGGAAATCCACGCTGTTCAACCGGCTCACGCGCTCGCGCGATGCGCTGGTCGCTGACTTGCCGGGCCTGACGCGCGATCGCCATTACGGCGAAGGGCGCGTCGGCGAACGGCCGTACCTGGTCGTCGATACCGGCGGCTTCGAACCCGTCGCGAAGGACGGCATCCTCCACGAGATGGCGCGCCAGACGCGGCAGGCCGTCGAGGAAGCCGACGTCGTCGTGTTCATCGTCGACGGCCGCAACGGGCTCGCGCCGCAGGACAAGTCGATCGCCGACTACCTGCGCAAGACCGGCCGGCCGATCTTCCTGGTCGTCAACAAGGCCGAGGGGATGAAGTACACGGCGGTCGCGACGGACTTCTACGAGCTCGGGCTCGGCGATCCGCGCGCGATCTCGGCCGCGCACGGCGACGGCGTGACCGACATGATCAACGAGGCGCTGGAAGTCGCGTATGCGGGCCAGCCCGAGGAAGCGGACGAGGATGATCCGTCGCGCGGCATCAAGATCGCGATCGTCGGCCGGCCGAACGTCGGCAAGTCGACGCTCGTGAACGCGCTGATCGGCGAGGACCGCGTGATCGCGTTCGACATGCCGGGCACGACGCGCGATTCGATCTACGTCGACTTCGAGCGTAACGGCAAGAAATACACGCTGATCGACACCGCGGGCCTGCGGCGCCGCGGCAAGGTGTTCGAGGCGATCGAGAAGTTCTCGGTCGTGAAGACGCTGCAGTCGATCTCCGACGCGAACGTCGTCATTCTTCTGCTGGATGCACAGCAGGACATTTCCGACCAGGACGCGCACATCGCCGGCTTCGTCGTCGAGCAGGGCCGCGCGCTCGTGATCGGCGTCAACAAGTGGGACGGTCTCGACGACCACGCACGCGATCGCGCGAAAGCGGATTTGACCCGCAAGCTGAAATTCCTCGACTTCGCGAAATCGCACTACATTTCGGCCGCGAAGAAGACGGGCATCGGCGCGCTGATGCGCTCGGTCGACGACGCGTACGCGGCGGCGATGGCGAAACTGCCGACGCCGAAGCTCACGCGTGCGCTGATCGAAGCCGTCGAGTTCCAGCAGCCGCGCCGTCGCGGCCCGGTGCGTCCGAAGCTGCGCTACGCGCACCAGGGCGGCCAGAATCCGCCGCTGATCGTCATCCACGGCAACGCGCTCGACGCGGTGACGGAAACCTACAAGCGCTACCTCGAAAACCGGTTCCGCGAAACTTTCTCCCTGACCGGGACTCCATTGCGAATAGAGTTCCGTTCGTCGAACAATCCGTACGCGGACAAGGGCTGA